In Humulus lupulus chromosome 6, drHumLupu1.1, whole genome shotgun sequence, a single genomic region encodes these proteins:
- the LOC133785504 gene encoding uncharacterized protein LOC133785504, translated as MENHNILSWNVRGINKREKQRSLRTFCYLNKIGIGAFLETKLRGNKIEEMMTSHFVGWNHYTGSANEGRILLVWQANIVSVEVLQDSDQFIHAYVKELGSSKEFCLSFVYGRNTIDEQLQLWQDLSRLSFPVNPWLVAGDFTAVFYFNDRLGGRDVAAMEMVDAQRWRSIGLVDELRTCGSHYTWSNKQAAEARIYSKLDRIFKNEAWLDLFPQSEAYVNWDMIYDHCFCVIKTITTLNLGIKPFRFFNMWADHEGFRETVLQNWIKPIKAHGLERIMRQLVRLKHILRKFNIREIGDVVHKYTVAKENYQSAQCQLQKDPYSANLQREERSAFGTFSSQSRYYDSYLRQKSKIN; from the coding sequence ATGGAGAATCACAACATTCTTAGCTGGAATGTCCGGGGCATTAATAAAAGGGAGAAGCAGAGATCCCTGcgtactttttgttatttgaacaAAATTGGTATAGGAGCTTTTTTAGAAACCAAGTTGCGTGGTAATAAAATAGAGGAGATGATGACTAGTCACTTTGTTGGCTGGAATCATTATACTGGGTCAGCTAATGAAGGAAGAATTCTTCTGGTCTGGCAGGCCAATATTGTATCTGTTGAAGTGTTACAAGATAGTGATCAGTTTATTCATGCTTATGTTAAAGAGTTGGGTTCGAGTAAAGAGTTCTGTTTGTCTTTTGTTTATGGGAGGAATACGATTGATGAGCAGTTACAGTTATGGCAAGATTTATCTAGGCTGTCTTTTCCAGTCAATCCTTGGCTTGTGGCTGGAGACTTTACTgctgttttttattttaatgatcgGCTTGGTGGTCGTGATGTTGCTGCTATGGAAATGGTGGATGCTCAAAGATGGAGATCTATAGGGTTGGTTGATGAACTTCGCACTTGTGGTTCCCATTACACTTGGTCAAATAAGCAAGCTGCTGAGGCTAGAATCTATTCCAAATTGGATCGTATATTTAAAAATGAAGCCTGGTTGGACTTATTTCCTCAATCTGAAGCCTATGTTAATTGGGACATGATTTATGACCATTGTTTTTGCGTCATTAAAACCATAACAACTTTGAACTTAGGCATTAAACCATTCCGTTTTTTCAATATGTGGGCTGACCATGAAGGATTCAGAGAGACTGTGTTGCAGAACTGGATTAAGCCGATAAAAGCTCATGGTTTAGAGAGAATAATGAGGCAATTGGTGAGACTCAAACATATCCTTCGCAAGTTTAACATAAGGGAAATTGGTGATGTTGTGCACAAGTATACTGTAGCCAAAGAGAACTACCAATCTGCCCAATGTCAGCTCCAAAAGGATCCTTATTCAGCTAATCTTCAAAGAGAGGAAAGGTCTGCATTTGGGACTTTCTCTAGTCAATCTAGATACTATGATAGCTACCTTAGACAAAAAAGCAAAATTAACTAG